A window of Citrus sinensis cultivar Valencia sweet orange chromosome 7, DVS_A1.0, whole genome shotgun sequence contains these coding sequences:
- the LOC102628867 gene encoding CASP-like protein 3A1, producing the protein MVMMMMNGQKAEEGMGKGVSKRDGVVQVILRLLSLAASVMAMSFMVTARQNGVASVYGFPLTLRSKWSYSYAFEYLVGVSAAAAAYSLLQLLLTGSRLLRKATVISSKRQAWLIFAVDQIFAYAMMSAGSAAAGITNLNRTGVKHTALPNFCKALHSFCDHVAVSITFTFFGCLVLAASALQDVIWLSKC; encoded by the exons atggtgatgatgatgatgaacggCCAGAAAGCAGAGGAGGGAATGGGGAAAGGTGTAAGCAAGAGAGATGGAGTGGTGCAGGTGATATTAAGGCTACTGAGCTTGGCGGCATCAGTAATGGCCATGTCATTCATGGTGACAGCCCGTCAGAACGGTGTAGCTTCTGTCTATGGCTTTCCACTTACTCTCCGTTCGAAGTGGTCTTACTCTTATGCTTTTGA GTATCTGGTTGGAGTTTCtgcagctgctgctgcttaCTCCTTGCTGCAATTGCTTCTTACTGGATCAAGGCTTCTGAGGAAAGCTACTGTTATCTCCTCAAAAAGACAAGCTTGGCTTATATTTGCTGTGGATCAG ATTTTTGCATATGCAATGATGAGCGCTGGGTCAGCTGCAGCTGGGATCACCAACCTGAATCGGACGGGGGTGAAGCATACTGCTCTACCCAATTTCTGCAAGGCTTTGCATAGCTTTTGTGATCATGTTGCTGTCTCAATAACTTTCACTTTCTTCGGTTGCCTCGTGCTTGCTGCATCTGCTCTTCAGGATGTTATTTGGCTATCCAAGTGCTGA